Genomic window (Lampris incognitus isolate fLamInc1 chromosome 3, fLamInc1.hap2, whole genome shotgun sequence):
cccctgtgccaccgtgcccATTTCTTCAGGACATTCAAAATCAACCAAAAAAGTCACAATCTCGATATgttttatggtgtgtgtgtgtgtgtgtgtgtgtgtgtgtgtgtgtgtgtgtgtgtgtgtgtgtgtgtgtgtgtatgtctaacCCGTCTCTTGAGAGTGACTCTGATCTTGGACTGATTGGTGATGAGGCGGATGGGAGCACTCAGCATCTCGTGCTCGCTACTCTGGATGGCATCTGCCTCGATGCGGATCATCTGCCAGCTGATCTCTTTAAAGGTCAATATCTGAAagacacagggagacagaggTCAGTAAAGGGTAGGAGAATATCAGAAAACTTTTGCGGAGTCGGGTTATGAACAGGAAGTTATATTTCCATTTGATATTCAGCACAACATGCAAAGACACTGCAATTTTACATTACGGCAAAAAGGTATTGAAACTAGGCTAGAAGTTGAACAGGAACAAATTTAAACAAGAGAAGAGATGACGGACTGAAAATCCTTGTCAGTGATTGAGATCAGTCTCTCTCAAAGACCATATCTCATGTAACGTCTCAGTCTGTTCTGCGAAAGTGCATTGCAGTGGCATGGCTCCCCATATGAAAAATGAGCACACAGAAGTTTATCCTGAAACCTCAACACGATCGTCTTACTCGGCGCCTTCGGCGGGCCAGGCTGAGGTGCATGAACTTCTCAGgaagtgcatgtgtgtatatggatTTGCTCATGTTTGCAAAGACTTATCATGATTCGATTTAGCTCACTTACGAGCCAGGCTGCTGTCATTCACAGCACCAACCAATAAATAAGTTCCAGAAAACCaagcaatcacaagaaaatgttTGAAACTCAGTCTAGCACTGCTCTGCATCTGCCAGCTCACCTAATACTATCTGAAATATTCTGATACATCAAACCCCGCTCACCCAATACAGCGGGCAGATTAAAACAAACACAGAGTTAAAGGCAACACAATTTTAATGATTTTAATAGAGTTAAATCATGGCTAAAAGAGAAAAAACATTGTTCTCACACCTAATACCCCTGTATAGACACActtgtatttttattttcctttttgtcttttttctatTTTAACTTTTAAAAAGGCCTCCTGTGGACAGTACTCTAAATCAGCGTTTCACTACAAACACTTAATACAGTGCATCTGGTGCTTGTGCATAATTGTATGTTGCAGTCCCCCCCCATTgactctggccaattaccccactcttccgagccatcctggttgctgccccaccccctctgccaatcccaggagggctgtggactactacatgtctcccccgatacatgtggagtcgccagctgcttcttttcacctgacagtgaggagtttcaccaggggaacgtagcttgtgggaggatcacgctattccccccagtcccccccccccgaacaagtgccccggctgaccagagaaggcgctagtgcagtaatcaggacacatacccacatccggtttcccacccgcggacacggccaattgtgtctgtagggatgccccaccaagccggtggtaacacggggacttgatccggcgatccccgtgttggtaggcaatggaatagaccgccacgccacctggacgcccgtaTGTTGCAGTTCTAATGCTATTGTAATGTTCAAGTCAAATTTACATTAGAAATTATTTGTAACAAACACTTGGCTGTGGCGAGGTGTGTATGTTCATGGCCACTGACCTCTCCCCTCTGGGGGTCCTGGATGCGAGTGAAACGCAGGTCGCTGATGCTCCAGCTGGTGTTGACACTGTAGACCTGGAGCTGGGAGAGCTCGAAGGAAGCGTTGAAGGCTTTGGCACTGATCCTGATCACTATGGAGTTGATAGACAGGGAAATGCCCTCCACCACCTTCTCAGCAAAGCCATACTCACTAGAAAGGAAGTAGAGAGAGCGGATTGGCAACAGGCTGAGTGTCCTATTCCTAAGGGTCACAAGTGGAAATATTTGCACACCAATACCAGTCCGAAGATGTTTTTGTATTTCACATACTACAAGTCATTTTGCTTTTCTACACAAAATCACACTGTACTCACTGGATTTCCTCATGACGCATTCAGATAAATTTAGTAAGATTTGAACTTGAACCATCACAATCATTTGGATGTTGATACGTTTCATGTACATATATGGGGACTGACTGCACAAACTTTACATCTGTTAACATGTATTGAAACTCTCCAACCACTTATTTTAGCAATTTGATCAGTGAGGATAAGGAACAATTTTAAATTTGTGGcagggtggcgcagcggttagcgcgatctcctcacagcaagagggtcctgggttcaagccccggaggtagtccaaccttgggggtcctcctctgagtggagtttagatgttttccccgtgtctacgtgtgtttcctccgggtgcgccggtttcctcccacagtccaaagacatgtagctcaggtgactctGCCGtactactaaactgtccctaggtgtgaatgtgtgtgtcggccctgtgatagactggcagcctgtgtagtgtctccccacctgctgccctatgactgctgggataggctccagcatcccgcgaccccggttgggaccagcagcttggataatggatggatgttgtaaaTTCCCCTTTCATTTGGAATATTGGACTATGTGTGTCGTATTTCAGTAAGGCACTTGGGCCAGCCCAGACAGTTCATTAGGGTCCTAGTTAGGCAGACGGGGGTTACGTGACATTATGAACTTGGTGAGCGCGGCTGTATATCCCCGAATAACAGAGAATGTGTTGGCGAAGAAAGTGAGTTATATGCTGTTTATGTGGGATAACTGTTGCCTGTAGTTCACATTATGTGCTATACAGCATCTGTGACCTACGTTTGTCATCTGAGCTGTTTAATGCTACCGTACATTATACCGCACTGTGTTTACGAGTGTACGTATGTTGAATGCTAGTTAAGCTAGTCTATTAGCCATTTATGCTTATGTTTCGTTTGAGTTTTCACAAACACATTATCTCCAATAAACACATTCTTATAAATGTTCTTGGTTAGCAAATTATTTGGGTGCATTGAACTTGATGTGTCAGTTAATAACCCACTTTGAGACTACAAAGCTTAAACTGAAGCACAGACAGCCTACcaggactgtgggaagaaatgaGACCTTGGACCAAATCATAGTTGGAAGTGAACAGGAACAAGGCGGAATAAGAAGTGCAGGAAAGACAAGAACGGAGCTCACCTTTGTCCTGAGGCTGTTGCTATGGGTGATGGGCCGTTGGGGGGGCGGGGCTCATCACAGGTGCTCATCTCCATCACCACCTTATCCAGAGTCTGCAAAGGCGACAGTGGGTAAGCTTCAGAACCCATAACCAAAGCCTTATAGGACCAGAACGATCTTTTTAGCCCATTTACTAGAGATCGAGTGTACTATGCATTACTCCCGACCATTttccaaaacatccatccattatctgaaccgattatcctgctctcagggtcgtggggatgctagagcctattccaacagtcactgggtggcaggcagggagacaccctggacaggccgcaaggccatcacagggcctacacacacacacacacacacacacactcatacctagggacgatttagtatggccaattcacctgacctacatgtcttttgactgtgggaggaaaccggagcccccggaggaaacccatgcagacacggggagaacatgcaaactccacacagagggcgaccgcactaaccactgtggcaccactgcgccaccgtgctgtccaTTTTCCAAAACATGCCAcggtatttcacatttttttgaatgtgtttttcctAATTTCCAGCACAGAATGAAAATCCTCTCGCAGAGACTTGAAACTTATTTGCGACAGGTCATCCATCACAGtgaatttatttttctttttttttggtgcaagTTATGTTATTGTTGTGGAACAATGTAGATGAAAGCGCACAAAATCCCACAAAACATCTCAAATCAATCCACATTTTCATCTGCATAACCTCGCAATGATAACACAACTTTGGCTAAAATAAAGGCAGCCATATGTTCACTGTGATGGACGACCTACGTCAAGCATGTTTCAAGTCACTGCGAGTTGATTTTCATACCACACTGAAATGTAAGGAAACTGACAGCTCCCTGAAAGGTGGGGAAAAACCCATTCAATAAAAATCGTAACACTACagtatgctttggaaaatggtcagGAGTAATGTGAAACATACGTGACTTGCAGTAAATGGGCTAAAACGTGCAGTAACCCAGGTATGGTCCTTTAATTCTGCCTTTGGGATTTCTTTTAACCATTTTAACTGTCTTGaaaagttttgtttttatttacgtatGAAAATAATAAATTACAAATTAGATCAATGCACTATCTTCATTTTCTCTGCAAAAAACACCTCACACCCATCTCCAAAATTACAAGTTGCCATTTTTTTTTCCTAGACACTCTACATGACAACTCAGTACTGTTGGTCCTTGGagaccaccagtactgctggttttctattctgccaggtagtttgTTAAATTCCCCCGATATTTCAGGTCTACAAATAAAAATCCACGATAAATGATCTGAAcagctggcagaatagaaaaccagcagtattaGGTGTCCCGAAAACTGGAGCTGGGAACAACTGCTATACGCTCCCATTTACAGGAGCACCGCCAGGATACTAGGGCCCTGCTGAGCATTTCACTGTTCACTACAGGCTGTTGTTGAGCCAGGATGCAAAGCTTATTCTATTGTGGCACACGATAGGCCTTTAAGGATGTGAATGTCAGCCAAATGACTGAAATGTACATTTTATAGAAGCTGGTTGTAACATCTAAAACTTGGGGACAACATATTTCTTACTATCACACAGTCGGTAGCGTTTACAGAGGAGATAATCATTGTGAAACTGCTGATTTTATGCCAGGTCATTAATCTCAGACAAACACAAAACCGTGTGGGGCTAAGTTACAGATGACTCCACCTACTACTCTCATTTAAGCGGTTGCTACTCTTTTAAGAAAAATTGTTTGGACAATATCATCATATGCTCTCTCCCTTTGCAAACTATTGAGTGAGTCATCAAAAGCATTCCCATTGTTGCCAGCACGATATCTTGTATCTTAACTTGTAATCAGTGAGTAATGTTAGATTGAATGAAGCACTATTGTGTGCCAGTACAATACGCTGCTATTGTGTTATGTAGTCATAAGCATATAGTATGATATCGAGATAGTTTTGTGCTCTTTATCTCCATTTCATTCTTAATACCTTATTATGTAACATTGCATTATCCGGGAAAAACAAAACGAGAGGGTCAGAGTTATGTAATGCTAGGTGCTAGGCAGTACTTATACAGGAGCCATGGGCTTGTTGACCACACAAACAGTCAAGGTACTAAAACTATCGCGACAGCTGTCAAAAATGAAACCCGTCTTCCTGCTACTACTTTATTTTTCCAGCCTGTGTGCTGGGAATCAAACCTATCTAGAGACTGGAGCCAGCCTCGCAGTCTGCCAACCTGACACCTGTGCCCTGATCACCGAACTGGCAACTTTGAGGGAGAAGATGGAGGCCATGGCACAGACGCAAAGTGCCCTGAAGGAGCATGTTTGGAAGATGGGGCAGAAAATGGTCGCTGTTGAAACCAAGCTGCAAATGAGTGATAACCAGTCGGAGGAGCTCAAAGAAATAAACCAAGCTCAGCATGAGCAGCTGAATGCACTTAAGCAGAGCTTGGCAATCGGGCAGATCAAGATGGCCTTCAGTGTTGCTCTGGGAAGCTCTATGGGTCCATTTGAACAAGACATGCCCCTGAAGTACCAGCGGATTCTCTGCAATATCGGCAGCGGCTACAACCCGGCCACCGGCATCTTCACAGCCATGGTGCAGGGGATGTACTATTTCAGCTACACCGTGTACAACAACAACTCCGCCCAGCCCAACTCTGCTGTGTCGCTGATGCTGAACAGCCAGAAGTTGGTGTCGACGTGGAACACCGAGGGGGACGACAGCCATGAAAGTGCAACCAATGCGGCCGTGGTGGAGCTGATGGCTGGAGACAGTGTTTTTGTGCAACTCTATGCGAAACGGGCGCTCTATGATGACGGGTATTACTACAACACCTTCAGCGGTTTCCTGCTCTTCACCTTGTGATGtaacacacctttaacatgtgaTATACGACGATATGTAATTTATTAATAGTCTAGATAATACATTCGGCTTACCATTGTAatatccacctatctatctatttatctatctatctatgtatttgtaTATAGATACAAAATGATATCTGTCGATTGAAATTTTATTATAATCTTTGTGCTTTCTCTTTGTCAAAATATTGGGTGTTGGGGTTCAAAGCCCTTATCATTGtaatatctatcttatctatctatctatctatccatctatctatctgtgtttatatatagatataaaataATATCTGTCAACTGAAATTTTATTATAATCTTTGTGCTTTCTCTTTGTCAAAATATTGGGTGTTGGGGTTCAAAGCCCGTATCATTGtaatatctagctatctatctgtgtttatatatagatataaaataATATCTGTCGACTGTAATTTTACTATAATCTTTGTGCTTTCTCTTTGTCAATATATTGGGTGTTGGG
Coding sequences:
- the LOC130109567 gene encoding complement C1q-like protein 2, with product MEAMAQTQSALKEHVWKMGQKMVAVETKLQMSDNQSEELKEINQAQHEQLNALKQSLAIGQIKMAFSVALGSSMGPFEQDMPLKYQRILCNIGSGYNPATGIFTAMVQGMYYFSYTVYNNNSAQPNSAVSLMLNSQKLVSTWNTEGDDSHESATNAAVVELMAGDSVFVQLYAKRALYDDGYYYNTFSGFLLFTL